Proteins co-encoded in one Armatimonadota bacterium genomic window:
- a CDS encoding aconitate hydratase produces MNVAQKIISSHLVSGEMTPGNEIALRIDQTLTQDATGTMAYLQFEAMGVPRVKTKLSVSYVDHNTLQTGFENADDHRFLQTIAAKYGIYFSRPGNGICHQVHLERFGVPGQTLLGSDSHTPTGGGLGMIAIGAGGLDVAVAMAGGPFYLTMPQIVLVRLTGRLRPWVSAKDVILELLRRLTVKGGVGKIFEYGGPGVSTLTVPERATITNMGAELGATTSVFPSDEQTRVFLKAQEREHVWTQIEADPDAKYDEIIEIDLSSLEPMVAQPHQPDKVVKVKEIEGLKVDQVLVGSCTNSSYRDLMTLANVLKGKKVHPSVSAGVSPGSRQVFEMIARNGALTDLIASGVRILEAACGPCIGMGQAPCTNGVSIRTFNRNFEGRSGTPSGKVYLASVEVAAAAILTGRLTDPRVLGQPVEVVLPDKYIIDDSMIIPPAECPEHVEIIRGPNIKPLPLRGPMSETLIGKILIKVEDNITTDHIMPAGSKILPLRSNIPAISEHVFEGIDPSFASRAKSAGGGFIIGGENYGQGSSREHAALAPMYLGVKAVIAKSFARIHKANLVNFGILPLTFANPADYDKLEQDDELEIEAIRDCLLNRLPIIIKNKTKDTQIEVRYDLTPRQVSIILAGGMLSYMKSSNLQ; encoded by the coding sequence ATGAACGTTGCGCAAAAGATAATCTCCAGTCATCTTGTCTCTGGCGAGATGACGCCTGGCAATGAAATCGCACTGAGGATTGACCAAACCCTTACGCAGGATGCGACCGGCACGATGGCATACCTTCAATTCGAAGCCATGGGTGTTCCACGCGTAAAAACAAAGCTTTCGGTCAGTTACGTTGACCATAACACACTCCAGACCGGCTTTGAAAACGCAGATGACCACCGCTTTCTCCAAACAATTGCGGCAAAATATGGAATTTACTTTTCGCGACCAGGCAACGGCATTTGCCATCAGGTTCACCTAGAGCGATTTGGAGTGCCCGGACAAACACTTCTCGGCTCTGACAGCCACACGCCGACGGGTGGTGGGCTTGGCATGATTGCAATCGGAGCCGGTGGATTAGACGTAGCAGTGGCAATGGCAGGCGGGCCCTTTTACCTTACAATGCCCCAAATTGTTCTTGTGAGACTCACTGGCAGGCTTCGCCCTTGGGTGTCCGCAAAAGACGTAATTCTTGAGTTACTTCGCCGGCTAACGGTCAAAGGTGGCGTTGGAAAGATATTCGAATATGGGGGGCCTGGCGTCAGCACGCTTACCGTTCCTGAGCGAGCTACGATAACCAACATGGGCGCAGAACTTGGCGCGACAACATCGGTATTTCCGAGCGACGAGCAGACTCGAGTTTTCCTCAAAGCCCAAGAAAGAGAACATGTGTGGACGCAAATAGAAGCCGATCCAGATGCCAAATATGATGAGATAATTGAGATTGACCTCTCTTCGCTAGAGCCAATGGTTGCGCAACCCCATCAACCCGATAAAGTTGTCAAGGTAAAGGAAATCGAAGGACTCAAAGTAGACCAGGTGCTTGTAGGCAGTTGTACAAATTCATCGTATCGCGATCTTATGACTTTAGCTAACGTTCTAAAGGGCAAGAAGGTCCATCCCAGCGTGAGTGCTGGAGTCTCACCTGGCTCACGCCAAGTTTTTGAAATGATAGCTAGAAACGGCGCTCTAACGGATCTCATTGCTTCAGGTGTGCGTATCCTTGAGGCTGCGTGTGGCCCCTGCATCGGGATGGGACAAGCCCCATGTACAAACGGAGTCAGCATACGGACATTCAACCGCAATTTCGAGGGCAGAAGCGGCACACCGAGTGGAAAAGTTTACCTAGCAAGTGTCGAAGTTGCTGCAGCTGCCATTCTTACTGGTCGGCTTACCGACCCTAGAGTGCTAGGCCAGCCCGTGGAAGTCGTCCTGCCCGACAAATACATAATCGACGACAGCATGATAATTCCCCCCGCTGAATGCCCCGAACACGTTGAAATTATTCGTGGGCCTAATATCAAGCCTCTGCCTCTGCGCGGGCCGATGTCTGAAACGCTAATCGGCAAAATACTCATCAAAGTAGAAGATAACATCACGACCGACCACATAATGCCCGCTGGGTCGAAAATTCTGCCATTGCGCTCCAACATTCCGGCAATTTCAGAGCATGTTTTTGAGGGTATCGACCCTTCGTTTGCATCTCGAGCAAAATCAGCAGGTGGAGGATTTATCATTGGCGGGGAAAACTATGGCCAAGGGTCAAGCCGTGAACATGCTGCCCTTGCACCTATGTATCTCGGCGTAAAAGCAGTAATTGCGAAATCTTTCGCACGCATTCACAAGGCAAACTTAGTAAACTTTGGTATTTTGCCTCTCACCTTTGCTAATCCGGCTGACTACGATAAGCTAGAGCAAGACGACGAACTCGAGATTGAAGCCATACGCGATTGTTTGTTAAACCGCCTGCCAATTATTATAAAAAACAAAACTAAAGACACACAAATTGAAGTGCGATATGACCTTACACCTCGGCAGGTCAGCATAATTCTTGCCGGCGGAATGTTGAGTTATATGAAATCCTCTAATCTGCAATAA
- a CDS encoding homocitrate synthase yields MPKIYIIDVTNRDGVQTSRIGASKLQKTLFNVLLNEMGIFQSEFGFPFVKHEQNYLNTNLELWERGVLKPLRLEGWCRAIPQDVEKSLELTNVKMLNLSISTSDQMITHKFKGKLDRESIISEMKDAVTLAKEKGVEWVGVNAEDASRTEMDYLIQFAQAAREAGADSIRYCDTLGYDDPTTIYHRIKTLAKHVGLPIELHCHNDLGMAVANSVEGAKGAIDAGVDAFINTCINGVGERAGNADLVSCILALRYSSGFKDLSLLDDRVDLTKAWKIAKYASHVFDIPIPINQPGVGANAFAHESGIHADGALKDRRNYELYDYEDLGRGEPEIIPTGRIITTGAYGGIKGFLKVYSDLGIEFESSEKAERVLELVQYADLHTSKPLHELELRFIAAYPEECAKIMTVNP; encoded by the coding sequence ATGCCTAAGATTTACATCATCGACGTAACAAATCGCGATGGTGTACAAACATCGAGAATCGGAGCTTCAAAGCTCCAAAAGACACTGTTCAACGTTCTGCTCAATGAAATGGGAATCTTCCAAAGTGAATTTGGCTTCCCATTTGTAAAGCATGAACAAAATTACTTGAACACCAATCTTGAACTTTGGGAAAGGGGAGTGCTTAAACCCCTAAGACTTGAAGGTTGGTGTCGTGCGATTCCTCAAGATGTCGAGAAAAGCTTAGAGCTTACAAACGTCAAAATGCTGAATCTCTCAATCTCGACTTCCGACCAAATGATAACTCACAAATTCAAAGGCAAACTCGACCGTGAAAGCATAATCTCTGAAATGAAAGATGCAGTTACATTGGCCAAGGAAAAAGGTGTCGAGTGGGTTGGCGTCAATGCAGAGGATGCATCTCGGACAGAGATGGATTACCTTATCCAGTTTGCTCAAGCGGCGAGGGAAGCTGGCGCAGACAGTATCCGATACTGCGATACCTTGGGATACGATGATCCTACGACCATCTACCACAGGATAAAGACTTTGGCTAAACATGTGGGCCTCCCAATAGAACTCCACTGCCACAATGACCTGGGTATGGCTGTAGCTAACTCAGTCGAAGGCGCAAAAGGCGCAATTGATGCAGGCGTTGATGCTTTTATCAATACCTGCATCAACGGAGTTGGCGAACGCGCAGGAAATGCTGACTTAGTTTCTTGCATCCTGGCGCTACGCTACTCAAGTGGATTCAAAGATCTATCACTGCTAGATGATAGAGTGGACCTAACAAAAGCATGGAAGATTGCAAAATATGCTTCCCATGTGTTTGATATCCCGATTCCAATAAACCAGCCTGGAGTTGGAGCAAACGCATTTGCGCATGAATCGGGCATACACGCCGACGGCGCGCTGAAAGACCGACGAAATTACGAACTCTACGACTATGAAGACCTCGGTCGGGGTGAGCCGGAAATTATTCCGACGGGTAGAATCATCACAACGGGCGCCTATGGTGGTATTAAAGGCTTCCTCAAAGTTTATAGTGACTTGGGGATAGAATTCGAAAGCTCAGAAAAAGCTGAAAGAGTGCTTGAATTAGTGCAATATGCAGATCTCCATACGTCGAAGCCTCTGCACGAACTCGAGCTAAGATTCATCGCTGCTTATCCCGAAGAATGCGCTAAGATAATGACCGTAAATCCGTAG
- a CDS encoding DUF1957 domain-containing protein: MSSQPLGYFAFVLHSHIPYVLSHGRWPHGSDWLLEVTAETYIPLLDALYSLIEEGCSPKITIGITPVLAEQLADDSFKYEMAAYLRMKAKTALDNKKDFSRLHEEQFISLADFWHDFYSRALDHFKNKYRRSLLKAFAELQDAGHIEIMTSSATHGYSPLLSQDVSIQAQVKQGVATYKRHFNRQPLGFWLPECAYRPGYRWSPPVQPKHHTIEPYQRKGIEEFLAENGLKYFIIESHLLHGGETRGVYIDRFGALQKLWAQFVQERPDISVAKTPYQPYLVKSSENAEKASGVFVFVRDEATGSQVWSRWQGFPGDEWYLEFHKKYQTGGLRYWRVTGPDADLGAKQIYEVDRAFNRTYDHAKHFLWLTKEIFRRENASGRIPIICAPYDTELFGHWWFEGINWLKEVIKGMHYDPEIQLVTCSEYLEKNPPTAAISLPEGSWGEGGFHYMWLNQNTEWTWSHIYDAELEMRELVEKYADNEELLPILKQAARELFLLQSSDWQFNISTGASKDYGEARLTEHCKNFKRLAELLRKKAAGEKINEADWVNYKLCEERDCLFPDIDPSWWKELDK; this comes from the coding sequence TTGTCATCACAGCCACTGGGCTATTTTGCGTTTGTACTGCACTCTCACATACCATATGTGCTGAGTCATGGGCGCTGGCCCCACGGTAGCGATTGGCTACTCGAGGTCACTGCGGAAACATATATTCCGCTACTAGACGCCCTATACAGCCTTATTGAGGAAGGATGCTCTCCAAAAATTACCATCGGCATTACGCCGGTCCTTGCCGAACAGCTTGCAGACGATTCCTTCAAATATGAGATGGCGGCTTACCTGCGCATGAAGGCAAAAACCGCCTTGGACAATAAAAAGGATTTTTCCCGATTGCATGAAGAGCAATTCATCAGTCTTGCAGACTTCTGGCATGACTTTTACTCTAGAGCGCTTGACCATTTTAAGAACAAGTACCGCCGTTCCCTTCTTAAAGCATTCGCGGAACTCCAAGATGCTGGCCACATCGAAATTATGACCAGCTCAGCAACACATGGCTATTCACCTCTGCTTTCGCAAGACGTAAGCATCCAAGCGCAGGTAAAGCAGGGAGTTGCCACATACAAGAGACATTTCAATCGCCAGCCGCTAGGATTCTGGCTTCCTGAATGCGCATACCGTCCTGGGTATCGGTGGTCTCCGCCAGTTCAACCGAAGCATCATACTATTGAGCCATACCAGCGCAAGGGAATTGAGGAATTTCTTGCAGAAAATGGGTTGAAATATTTTATAATCGAATCGCACCTCCTCCACGGCGGAGAAACTAGAGGGGTCTATATCGACAGGTTTGGTGCATTACAAAAGCTATGGGCGCAGTTTGTACAAGAAAGGCCTGACATCTCCGTTGCCAAAACACCTTATCAACCGTATCTTGTTAAATCTTCTGAGAATGCAGAGAAAGCCTCGGGAGTTTTTGTCTTTGTTCGCGATGAAGCAACCGGCTCACAAGTGTGGAGCCGCTGGCAAGGATTCCCAGGCGACGAATGGTATCTCGAATTCCATAAAAAATATCAAACTGGCGGCCTTCGTTACTGGCGTGTAACCGGTCCAGATGCTGACTTAGGTGCAAAACAAATTTACGAAGTAGACCGAGCATTTAACCGAACATACGACCATGCAAAGCACTTCCTATGGTTGACTAAGGAGATTTTCCGAAGAGAAAATGCAAGTGGAAGAATACCTATCATATGCGCACCTTACGACACCGAACTATTCGGCCACTGGTGGTTTGAAGGGATAAATTGGCTTAAAGAAGTCATCAAAGGCATGCATTACGACCCAGAAATTCAACTTGTAACTTGTTCGGAATATCTTGAGAAGAATCCGCCAACCGCCGCAATTTCGCTTCCAGAGGGTTCATGGGGCGAAGGTGGATTTCACTACATGTGGCTAAATCAAAACACCGAATGGACATGGTCACACATTTATGATGCGGAGCTCGAAATGCGAGAGCTAGTGGAAAAATACGCCGACAATGAAGAGCTCTTGCCAATTCTGAAGCAAGCCGCACGCGAATTATTCCTACTCCAATCGTCAGACTGGCAATTTAACATCAGCACGGGTGCATCAAAAGATTATGGTGAAGCGAGACTAACTGAACATTGCAAAAACTTTAAACGGCTGGCAGAGCTGTTACGAAAAAAGGCAGCTGGTGAGAAAATCAACGAAGCCGATTGGGTCAATTACAAACTATGTGAAGAGCGCGATTGTCTTTTCCCTGATATTGACCCCTCCTGGTGGAAAGAACTCGACAAATAA
- a CDS encoding NUDIX hydrolase, translating to MSQQEYYVLEVPCKFLNDFQQRHAETSEEVVLVLLRPSRRILVHTKAFYPSNIYRLPSGKVGKNESPIEAAHREIAEETGLRPSEIQKIGEIIYMLRSNNCKQEFRSHVFLCAETFEKPQPIGKEEEITDFKEVDILELKAIADQLRNLPGEWSSWGQMRAVAHDFVYYRLKSLFQFDKAK from the coding sequence TTGAGCCAGCAGGAATATTATGTGCTGGAAGTACCTTGTAAATTTTTAAATGACTTCCAGCAAAGACATGCGGAGACGTCCGAAGAAGTAGTTTTAGTACTTCTTCGCCCAAGCAGACGCATCCTTGTGCACACAAAGGCTTTCTATCCCAGCAATATTTATAGGCTCCCAAGTGGCAAAGTAGGCAAAAACGAATCTCCCATCGAGGCAGCCCACCGTGAAATTGCTGAGGAAACTGGTTTGCGGCCGTCCGAAATCCAAAAAATTGGTGAGATAATATACATGCTTCGGAGCAATAACTGCAAACAAGAGTTTAGGTCCCACGTTTTTCTCTGCGCTGAAACCTTTGAAAAACCGCAACCAATTGGTAAAGAAGAGGAAATAACTGATTTCAAAGAAGTTGATATACTAGAGTTAAAAGCCATCGCTGACCAGCTACGCAATCTTCCTGGCGAGTGGTCAAGTTGGGGGCAGATGCGTGCGGTCGCTCATGATTTTGTTTATTACCGCTTGAAGTCTTTATTTCAATTTGACAAGGCGAAATAG